GCTTCCACCGCCCTGCAAATCTTTATTGGTGAACACGCCCCAGCCCGGAACTTTACGTCTTCTCATCGCCTGCACACGTGTGACCAATGGGTCGCCAATCTCCTGGTTATCCATAGCTTTTTTCGCAAGCTGGGCTTCAGGGGTGAATCGGTAGTGATAGCCAATGGACAGCAGGCGGTCATTTTTCTTAGCTGCAGCGATCATGCGGGTACATTCTTCCGTTGTAATCGCCATTGGCTTTTCGCAGAGCACATGAACTCCTGCGTTCAAAGCAGCAATCGCGATTTCCGCATGGAACTTATTTGGGGTGCATATTGTCACTGCATCCACCTTTTGAAAAAGGTCTTCGTAATTCTCAAATACATGAGGGATATCGAATAGACGAGCCGCTTCTTCAGCCCGGTCCTTATTTAGATCCTGTACAGCCGTCAGTACTACGGAATCCTCTAATTGTCGAAAAGAGGGGATATGCCTCCCCTGGGCAATCCCCCCTGCTCCGATGATCCCCATCTTCAAACGTGTCACTTCTTGACCCGCTCCAAACTGCT
The Halobacillus halophilus DSM 2266 DNA segment above includes these coding regions:
- a CDS encoding Gfo/Idh/MocA family protein, encoding MTRLKMGIIGAGGIAQGRHIPSFRQLEDSVVLTAVQDLNKDRAEEAARLFDIPHVFENYEDLFQKVDAVTICTPNKFHAEIAIAALNAGVHVLCEKPMAITTEECTRMIAAAKKNDRLLSIGYHYRFTPEAQLAKKAMDNQEIGDPLVTRVQAMRRRKVPGWGVFTNKDLQGGGSLIDFGCHLLDLALWLLDDPKPVEVMGKTYDRLSKTPGQVNDWGAFDHETFDVDDHVTSYITFDNGLSLQFECSWAANIKDDDTKLSISGVDGGLSVYPFELYQAKYGALWDSSAKIREGEPKPGLYQAKNFVDSCLGQDELIVKPEQALQVTKLMEAIYLSSETGTSVKLD